A stretch of the Coprobacillus cateniformis genome encodes the following:
- a CDS encoding Type 1 glutamine amidotransferase-like domain-containing protein encodes MNILLSSYDFHEEWAQDIIRPLLHQDMKVVVIPFSFDEKEVKTVDDYDQHYGVHGQHIPYILRPFHYYGIDDIEFVDYFRDDKETVQKKVMSADILFFTGGLPDQYFERLKQFELIPLIQKSSALIIGASAGAMIQFDHYHITPDDDYPEYHYQKGLGLVSGFEIEVHYCHSPVQDMGIQRVIEEKGLPTYTVANDGGILCYQDKLIPFGNAYLVNNSEDKEIFF; translated from the coding sequence ATGAATATATTATTGAGTTCTTATGATTTTCATGAAGAGTGGGCACAAGATATTATACGCCCATTATTACATCAAGATATGAAAGTGGTTGTTATTCCTTTCTCATTTGATGAGAAGGAAGTGAAAACTGTAGATGATTATGATCAACATTATGGTGTTCATGGACAACATATTCCTTATATTTTAAGACCTTTTCATTATTATGGAATAGATGATATTGAGTTTGTTGATTATTTTAGAGATGATAAAGAAACTGTTCAAAAGAAAGTGATGTCTGCTGATATTCTTTTCTTTACTGGTGGTTTACCAGACCAGTATTTTGAACGTTTAAAACAATTTGAATTGATACCACTAATTCAAAAGAGTTCGGCCCTGATCATTGGAGCAAGCGCTGGTGCCATGATTCAATTCGATCATTATCACATCACTCCTGATGATGATTATCCTGAGTATCATTATCAAAAAGGTTTGGGATTAGTGAGTGGGTTTGAAATAGAAGTTCATTATTGCCATAGTCCTGTTCAAGACATGGGAATACAAAGAGTCATTGAGGAAAAAGGATTACCAACATATACGGTCGCTAATGATGGAGGGATTCTTTGTTATCAAGATAAGTTGATTCCGTTTGGAAATGCTTATTTAGTGAATAATAGTGAAGACAAAGAGATATTCTTTTGA
- a CDS encoding uracil-xanthine permease family protein codes for MKEEKTLIVDVDEMPSAPQWVFLSFQHVFAMFGATILVPMLTGFPVSVALFASGIGTFIYTFCTKGKVPVYLGSSFAYITAVILAVEAMGGDISAAQTGLILVGLIYVAVAIIIKCVGKDWIDKLLPPIVIGPMIAVIGLGLAGNAVTNAGFVVDGDVAPMIIAIVTFLVAAFISSQAKGFLKIVPFLVAIVVGYILALCFGIVDLSGVAKADWFSIPSFAFPFSMPDLFGTSFREYHFYFGPETLAILPVAIVTISEHIGDHTVLGKICGKNFLKNPGLDRTLIGDGVATAVSAFLGGPANTTYGENTGVIGLTKIGSVYVTCGAAGIAVLLSFCGKIAAVISSIPACVLGGMSILLYGVIASNGLRILIDAQVDFNKQRNLIIASAMLVIGLGGAVFPLGGSATLSGTALAAIVGVVLNLILPEKSEQ; via the coding sequence ATGAAAGAAGAAAAAACATTAATCGTAGATGTTGATGAAATGCCAAGTGCACCTCAATGGGTATTCTTGAGTTTTCAGCATGTTTTTGCAATGTTTGGAGCAACAATACTTGTTCCTATGTTGACTGGTTTTCCAGTATCTGTGGCATTATTTGCATCTGGTATAGGAACATTCATTTATACGTTTTGTACAAAAGGAAAAGTTCCAGTTTATTTAGGATCATCTTTTGCTTATATTACGGCAGTTATTTTAGCTGTTGAAGCTATGGGTGGAGATATTTCTGCAGCCCAAACAGGATTGATTCTTGTGGGATTGATTTATGTTGCTGTTGCTATTATTATTAAATGTGTTGGCAAAGATTGGATTGATAAATTATTGCCTCCAATTGTTATTGGACCAATGATTGCAGTTATTGGATTAGGTTTAGCTGGAAATGCAGTGACAAATGCCGGATTTGTTGTTGATGGTGATGTTGCACCCATGATTATCGCAATTGTGACATTCTTGGTTGCTGCTTTCATTTCAAGTCAAGCAAAAGGCTTCTTGAAGATTGTTCCATTTTTAGTAGCGATTGTTGTTGGTTACATATTGGCATTATGTTTTGGAATTGTTGATTTGAGTGGTGTTGCTAAAGCTGATTGGTTTTCAATCCCAAGTTTTGCATTTCCATTTTCAATGCCAGACTTATTTGGGACAAGTTTTAGAGAATATCACTTCTATTTTGGTCCAGAAACTTTAGCTATTTTACCAGTTGCAATTGTGACAATTTCTGAACATATTGGAGATCATACAGTTTTAGGGAAAATATGTGGTAAGAATTTCTTGAAAAATCCAGGATTAGATAGAACTTTAATTGGAGATGGTGTTGCAACTGCAGTATCAGCATTTCTAGGAGGACCTGCGAATACAACTTATGGTGAAAATACAGGTGTGATTGGTTTGACAAAAATTGGTTCTGTTTATGTGACATGTGGAGCAGCTGGAATTGCAGTTCTCTTATCTTTTTGTGGAAAGATTGCAGCAGTGATCAGTTCTATTCCAGCCTGTGTACTAGGTGGAATGAGTATATTATTATATGGTGTCATTGCAAGCAATGGTCTTCGTATTTTGATTGATGCGCAAGTTGATTTCAATAAACAAAGAAATTTAATTATTGCTTCTGCAATGCTGGTGATTGGTTTGGGTGGAGCTGTTTTCCCACTGGGTGGAAGTGCAACTTTATCTGGAACAGCATTAGCTGCTATTGTTGGTGTTGTTTTAAATTTAATTTTACCTGAAAAATCTGAACAATAG
- a CDS encoding SPL family radical SAM protein — protein sequence MEYIPIQCKSAIRKVRGGMPYQHDVNIYRGCEHGCLYCYALYSHDYLDDEKFYDHIYYKENIVEILEKEISKPSWQKNIINFGSVSDSYQPCEKELGLMREVLKLMIRYQNPVNISTKSTLILRDIDLLAELSKVAAVNLTCTVTCADESIQQVIEPRAATSLERMKVLQILKQKTNASVGILMMPIIPYITDSYENIEAIYKLAQQIDLDYIVPGTLYLRGKTKPYFLNSIRQYDENLYWKLKHLYPKGSCLKEYKKEFYQSLNQIRKKYDLENKVLKDTHKDE from the coding sequence ATGGAATATATACCTATTCAATGTAAAAGTGCAATTCGTAAGGTGAGGGGTGGAATGCCTTATCAACATGATGTCAATATTTATCGCGGCTGTGAACATGGATGTTTATATTGCTATGCATTGTACTCACATGATTATTTAGATGATGAAAAGTTTTATGACCATATTTATTATAAAGAGAATATTGTAGAAATTTTAGAAAAAGAAATCAGCAAGCCAAGTTGGCAGAAGAATATCATTAATTTTGGGAGCGTGAGTGATAGTTATCAGCCTTGTGAAAAAGAATTAGGATTGATGAGAGAGGTTTTAAAGTTAATGATTCGTTATCAAAATCCTGTCAATATTTCTACCAAATCAACATTGATTTTAAGGGATATTGATCTTTTGGCTGAATTATCAAAGGTGGCAGCTGTGAATTTGACTTGTACAGTGACATGTGCTGATGAAAGTATCCAACAGGTTATTGAACCACGTGCTGCAACGAGTTTGGAAAGAATGAAAGTTCTTCAAATTTTGAAACAGAAAACCAATGCAAGTGTTGGTATTTTAATGATGCCAATTATTCCATATATCACTGATTCATATGAAAATATAGAAGCTATTTACAAATTGGCTCAACAAATTGATCTCGATTATATTGTTCCTGGAACATTGTATTTAAGAGGAAAAACAAAACCTTATTTTTTAAATTCAATTCGCCAATATGACGAAAACCTTTATTGGAAATTAAAACATCTTTATCCTAAAGGGAGTTGTTTAAAAGAATATAAAAAAGAATTTTATCAATCATTAAATCAAATCCGAAAAAAATATGATTTAGAAAATAAGGTTCTTAAAGATACACATAAAGACGAATGA
- a CDS encoding cupin domain-containing protein produces the protein MKTVNLLKEANALQCLYVYNKVGILNEHVLSLVQVENRTLDFHIHETSDELFYVIEGHFILETKDNQFPVQAGEFIIVPKGVKHRPVVNSLTKFLMIELAGTLNKENSGDLYEG, from the coding sequence ATGAAAACAGTCAATTTATTAAAAGAAGCCAACGCACTACAATGTCTTTATGTTTATAACAAGGTAGGAATTTTAAATGAACATGTTTTAAGTCTTGTTCAAGTCGAGAATCGTACATTAGATTTTCATATCCATGAAACTTCTGATGAACTGTTTTATGTTATTGAGGGTCATTTTATTTTAGAAACAAAAGACAATCAATTTCCAGTTCAGGCAGGAGAATTCATTATTGTTCCCAAAGGAGTTAAACACCGTCCAGTTGTAAATTCATTAACTAAATTTCTGATGATTGAACTGGCAGGAACATTAAACAAAGAAAACAGTGGTGATTTATATGAAGGGTGA
- a CDS encoding LysR family transcriptional regulator codes for MDLKHLQTFLCLCEIKNFTKTAEHLHYAQSHVTMQIQQLEEELNVKLFERLGKKISLTTDGQKLIPYAQKMLSLSKDIEFQFAKQDNGRIVIGASESLCLYRLPNIIKLFSNQYPSVEVCLYVLESNDYLSLLANNTIDIAFVLDRPLAHLHFEKVLQIPETIGIFSLPQHPLAQKKNVSLKDLANQRLIVTKKECCYRQQFDYDLNKIKITPHIVLETSSIQVIKQSVLSGLGICVLPEFVVQDEMKQNQLKAIEYLTHYSIQSQLIYHRDKWLSPSLKHFIDMAKKLIE; via the coding sequence ATGGATTTAAAGCATTTACAGACATTTTTATGCTTATGTGAAATTAAGAACTTTACAAAGACTGCTGAGCATCTTCATTATGCTCAGTCCCATGTGACAATGCAGATTCAGCAGCTTGAAGAAGAATTAAATGTCAAATTGTTTGAACGTTTGGGAAAGAAAATTAGTCTCACAACAGATGGGCAGAAATTAATTCCTTATGCTCAAAAAATGCTTTCTCTTTCTAAGGATATAGAATTTCAGTTTGCTAAACAGGATAATGGTCGCATTGTGATAGGAGCGTCTGAATCTCTTTGTCTATATCGTTTACCCAATATTATTAAACTGTTTTCAAATCAGTATCCAAGTGTTGAGGTTTGTTTATATGTATTAGAAAGCAATGATTATTTGTCTTTATTAGCAAACAATACGATTGATATAGCATTTGTATTAGATCGGCCACTAGCTCATTTGCATTTTGAAAAGGTTTTACAGATTCCAGAAACAATTGGTATTTTCTCATTGCCACAACATCCACTTGCTCAAAAGAAAAATGTTTCTTTAAAAGATTTAGCTAATCAGCGTCTCATTGTCACAAAAAAAGAATGTTGTTATCGTCAACAATTTGATTATGATTTAAATAAAATAAAAATAACTCCTCATATTGTTCTTGAGACAAGTAGTATTCAAGTTATTAAACAATCTGTATTAAGTGGACTAGGAATATGTGTATTACCTGAGTTTGTTGTTCAAGATGAAATGAAGCAAAACCAATTAAAGGCAATTGAATATCTCACTCATTATTCTATTCAATCGCAATTAATTTATCATAGAGATAAGTGGCTATCGCCCAGTTTAAAACATTTTATAGATATGGCTAAAAAATTGATTGAATAA
- a CDS encoding PH domain-containing protein encodes MKTNVKKLWSDKKRILGMPISFTTYSLSDDRLFVDKGLVRLQSDEILLYRVRDLSVSQTLGQRIFGVGSIIVQSSDKTSPVLEIRNIKTPFDVKELLHQHVEKMKLERRMRVGEILEDGHDYAEDLDND; translated from the coding sequence ATGAAAACAAATGTCAAAAAACTTTGGTCAGATAAAAAAAGAATACTTGGTATGCCTATCAGCTTTACAACTTATTCTTTATCAGATGATCGCCTTTTTGTTGATAAAGGATTGGTCAGACTACAAAGTGATGAAATATTACTTTATCGCGTCCGTGATTTAAGTGTTTCTCAAACGCTAGGACAACGTATTTTTGGTGTTGGATCTATTATTGTCCAATCATCTGACAAAACATCACCTGTTCTAGAAATCAGAAATATCAAAACACCTTTTGATGTGAAAGAACTTCTTCATCAACATGTTGAAAAAATGAAACTGGAAAGAAGAATGCGTGTTGGAGAAATTCTAGAAGATGGACATGATTATGCTGAAGATTTAGATAATGATTAA
- the htpG gene encoding molecular chaperone HtpG, which translates to MAKKKQFKAESQRLLDLMINSIYTHKEIFLRELISNASDASDKLYYKALTENISGISREDLSIQIVINKDHRMLSIIDQGIGMDAKELEEHLGTIANSGSFEFKNALEKGQDDVDIIGQFGVGFYSAFMVAHKVEVISKKYGEDQAYIWESDTSDGYTVKECDYPQHGTRINLFLKENTDDENYDQYLDEYEIQRLVKKYSDYVHYPIEMDMTTSKQKEDSDEYEQVVEHKTLNSMVPLWKRPKKDITKEDYNEFYQDKFNDFNEPLKVMHNSVEGTISYDSLLFIPSKPPMNYYSQDYEKGLQLYSRGVFIMDKASDLVPEHYRFVKGLVDSQDLSLNISREMLQHDRQLKLIADKIEKRIQSELEKMLKNERETYEEFFKNFGLQLKFGIYNSYGMLKDKLQDLLLFYSANEKKLITLNEYVEAMKEEQKEIYFASGETIEKINHLPTVEMVKDKGFDILYLTDNVDEFCIQMLREYKEKAFKNINQGDLDIESEEEKKELEQVNEDNKDLLETLKEALKDQVQDVKVSSRLKTHPVCLVSGEGVSFEMEKVLSQMPDAQGVKAGRILEINPNHQIFTALQSVFDKDKEKIKDYASLLYDQALLIEGFSIDDPVGFSNKVCDLMVEANK; encoded by the coding sequence ATGGCAAAAAAGAAACAATTTAAAGCTGAGTCACAAAGATTATTAGACTTAATGATTAATTCTATTTATACGCATAAGGAAATCTTTCTTAGAGAATTGATTTCTAATGCAAGTGATGCTTCTGATAAATTATACTATAAAGCATTAACTGAAAATATCAGTGGTATTTCAAGAGAAGATTTGTCTATTCAAATTGTGATCAATAAAGATCATCGTATGCTGTCTATTATTGATCAAGGAATTGGGATGGATGCAAAAGAGTTGGAAGAACATTTAGGAACAATTGCGAATTCTGGTTCTTTTGAATTTAAAAATGCCTTAGAAAAGGGACAGGATGATGTTGATATTATTGGGCAATTTGGTGTTGGTTTCTATTCAGCATTTATGGTGGCTCATAAAGTCGAAGTGATTTCTAAAAAATATGGTGAAGATCAAGCTTATATTTGGGAATCAGATACAAGTGATGGTTATACTGTTAAAGAATGTGATTATCCACAACATGGGACAAGAATTAATTTGTTCTTAAAAGAAAATACAGATGATGAAAATTATGATCAATATTTAGATGAATATGAAATTCAAAGACTTGTTAAAAAATATTCTGATTATGTTCATTATCCAATTGAAATGGATATGACAACTTCTAAACAAAAAGAAGACAGTGATGAGTATGAACAAGTTGTTGAACATAAGACATTGAATTCTATGGTTCCATTATGGAAAAGACCAAAGAAAGATATTACAAAAGAAGATTATAATGAATTTTATCAAGATAAATTCAATGACTTCAATGAACCATTAAAAGTTATGCATAATAGTGTTGAGGGAACAATCTCATATGATTCATTATTATTCATTCCTTCAAAACCACCAATGAACTATTATTCTCAAGATTATGAAAAAGGTTTACAACTTTATTCACGTGGAGTCTTTATTATGGATAAAGCAAGTGATCTTGTTCCAGAACATTATAGATTTGTAAAAGGCTTAGTTGATTCACAAGATTTATCATTAAATATTTCTCGTGAAATGTTACAACACGATCGTCAATTAAAGTTAATTGCTGATAAAATTGAAAAACGTATTCAAAGTGAACTTGAAAAGATGTTAAAGAATGAAAGAGAAACATATGAAGAATTCTTTAAAAACTTTGGATTGCAATTGAAGTTTGGTATCTATAATAGTTATGGTATGCTCAAAGATAAATTACAAGATTTATTGTTGTTCTATAGTGCAAATGAAAAGAAACTCATCACTTTAAATGAATATGTTGAAGCTATGAAAGAAGAACAGAAAGAAATCTATTTTGCAAGTGGTGAAACAATTGAAAAGATTAATCATTTACCAACTGTAGAAATGGTTAAGGATAAAGGTTTTGATATCCTTTATTTGACTGATAATGTTGATGAGTTCTGTATTCAAATGTTAAGAGAATATAAAGAAAAAGCCTTTAAGAATATTAATCAAGGTGATTTGGATATTGAAAGTGAAGAAGAAAAGAAAGAACTTGAACAAGTCAATGAAGATAACAAAGATTTGTTAGAAACATTAAAAGAAGCACTAAAAGATCAAGTTCAAGATGTTAAGGTTTCTTCAAGATTAAAAACACATCCAGTATGTTTAGTAAGTGGTGAAGGTGTTTCATTTGAAATGGAAAAAGTATTGAGCCAAATGCCAGATGCTCAAGGTGTTAAAGCAGGAAGAATTCTTGAAATTAATCCTAATCATCAAATCTTTACAGCTTTACAGTCAGTTTTTGATAAAGATAAAGAAAAGATTAAGGATTATGCATCGTTGTTATATGATCAGGCTTTATTAATTGAAGGATTTAGTATTGATGATCCTGTGGGATTCTCTAATAAAGTTTGTGATTTAATGGTTGAAGCTAATAAATAA
- a CDS encoding nitroreductase family protein: protein MQLNDVLKQRRSIRKYKKQFVCIDDIHQMIEAAILAPSWKNSQVTRYYIVEGEIMLEKIKNTLPEFNFDNVKNAPVLIISTIILNRSGYERDGTPSNELGNGWGYYDCGLQNMNLLLKATELGLSTLVMGIRDAKQIKDFLSIPENEGVVSVIAVGYGDIEPDMPQRKTFEEITRIYEK, encoded by the coding sequence ATGCAATTGAATGATGTTTTAAAGCAAAGAAGGAGTATAAGGAAGTATAAAAAGCAATTTGTTTGTATTGATGATATTCATCAAATGATAGAAGCTGCTATTTTAGCACCATCATGGAAGAATTCCCAAGTGACACGTTATTATATTGTGGAGGGTGAAATAATGTTGGAGAAAATAAAAAACACATTGCCTGAATTTAATTTTGACAATGTTAAGAATGCACCAGTTCTTATTATATCAACTATTATACTCAATCGTTCAGGATACGAAAGAGATGGAACACCTAGTAATGAATTAGGAAATGGTTGGGGGTATTATGATTGTGGTTTACAAAACATGAATTTATTGTTAAAGGCAACAGAGTTAGGGTTATCAACACTTGTGATGGGAATAAGGGATGCCAAACAAATCAAAGATTTTCTAAGCATTCCAGAAAATGAAGGTGTTGTGAGTGTTATTGCTGTAGGATATGGAGATATTGAACCAGATATGCCTCAACGAAAAACATTTGAAGAAATTACGAGAATATATGAAAAATAG
- a CDS encoding GNAT family N-acetyltransferase, with product MHTIETERLIIRPVKSEDNLALCQIRSSEFVQMYNAMKTPTPEVLTQEIQNNNKDMFILELKDTHQIIGEISTHPDNLRHGISSITISYYLDEAFARKGYMYEALHHFLKVLFKTDVEIIVARHFGGNTASQVLLKKLGFVHEGTLRKGIKGYKDIIYDDCIYSLMPDELK from the coding sequence ATGCATACTATTGAAACAGAAAGATTAATCATTCGTCCTGTCAAATCAGAAGACAATTTAGCACTTTGTCAAATACGCAGTAGTGAATTTGTTCAAATGTATAATGCTATGAAAACACCTACACCAGAAGTTCTTACCCAAGAAATTCAAAACAACAATAAAGATATGTTCATTTTAGAACTCAAAGATACTCATCAAATTATTGGAGAAATATCAACACATCCTGATAATCTGCGTCATGGAATATCTTCTATTACAATATCCTATTATCTTGATGAAGCCTTTGCAAGAAAAGGCTATATGTATGAAGCTTTACATCATTTTTTAAAAGTCTTATTTAAAACTGATGTTGAAATCATTGTTGCTCGTCACTTTGGTGGAAACACTGCTTCTCAAGTCCTTCTTAAAAAACTCGGATTTGTTCACGAAGGAACTTTAAGAAAAGGGATAAAAGGTTATAAAGATATCATTTATGATGATTGCATATATTCATTAATGCCAGATGAATTAAAATAG
- a CDS encoding Na/Pi cotransporter family protein, with translation MDLTLAFSLMGGLGMFLYGMKLMSDSLANVAGAKLRNILEKMTKNTFIGMIVGMIFTAIVQSSSATTVLVVSFVNAGLMNLYQATGIIMGANIGTTITGQLIAFNLSDIAPLFVLAGVIMLMSSKKPNIQKIGEVILGFGILFVGLSSMSAAMSTLKDSPVIVNALSTLTNPLIAIFIGFAITAVLQSSSATVGIVILLASQGLLQFNICFYIILGCNMGSCVSALIASLGGKKNAKRAAYIHFLFNVFGSLAIVIVLQLFMSQIEYGIMALTNSQNLTGAALNEAMARNVANAHTIFKVFQVIILYPFAKWIVKATYVLVPGDDESKGFSLQYISEKVGFSATTAIPQVIHEVERMAELSRKNLNLAVNSLLDVDTSTQDEITKNEEHIDYLNHAIFEYLNHINQSPLPEEDSRMIGPLFHVIADIERIGDHARSIGNITLTCERKKYRFTHEHKVEIRELLTMVNSELELSLEMFTQKSLDHLNEILKLEELIDRKEDRLQKAYLTDIKRKETAPREGMLYSDLAAALERVGDHATNIAFSILNDDSEEINRLIEEEHVDPSDYIL, from the coding sequence ATGGATTTGACGTTAGCATTCTCGCTAATGGGTGGGTTAGGAATGTTCTTATATGGGATGAAATTAATGAGCGATTCCCTAGCAAATGTAGCGGGAGCCAAATTACGTAATATACTAGAAAAGATGACAAAGAATACTTTTATAGGTATGATTGTAGGAATGATTTTTACTGCTATTGTACAGTCATCTTCAGCAACAACTGTGCTCGTTGTGAGTTTTGTGAATGCTGGATTAATGAATTTGTATCAAGCGACTGGAATTATTATGGGGGCCAACATTGGAACCACAATTACAGGACAGTTAATCGCTTTTAATTTATCTGATATTGCTCCTTTGTTTGTTTTGGCTGGTGTAATCATGTTGATGTCATCTAAGAAGCCAAATATCCAAAAAATAGGTGAGGTCATTCTTGGTTTTGGTATTTTGTTTGTTGGATTGTCATCCATGTCAGCGGCTATGTCAACATTAAAGGATTCACCAGTAATAGTTAATGCTTTATCGACATTGACAAATCCATTGATTGCAATTTTCATTGGGTTTGCAATTACTGCTGTACTGCAATCATCTTCAGCTACTGTAGGAATAGTTATATTGTTAGCATCTCAAGGTCTTTTACAATTTAATATCTGTTTTTATATTATTTTAGGATGTAATATGGGATCGTGTGTATCTGCTTTGATTGCAAGTTTGGGTGGTAAGAAAAATGCCAAACGTGCTGCTTACATACATTTCTTATTCAATGTTTTTGGTTCATTAGCCATTGTCATTGTTTTACAGTTATTTATGTCTCAGATAGAATATGGAATTATGGCATTAACAAATTCGCAAAATTTAACTGGCGCTGCATTGAATGAGGCAATGGCTAGAAATGTTGCCAATGCACATACAATCTTTAAGGTTTTCCAAGTTATCATTTTATATCCATTTGCGAAATGGATTGTGAAAGCAACATATGTACTTGTTCCAGGTGATGATGAAAGCAAGGGATTCTCATTACAGTATATTAGTGAAAAAGTCGGTTTTTCAGCGACAACTGCTATCCCACAAGTTATTCATGAGGTTGAACGTATGGCTGAACTCTCAAGAAAGAATTTGAATTTAGCTGTTAATTCCTTATTGGATGTAGATACTTCGACTCAGGATGAGATTACAAAGAATGAAGAACATATCGATTATTTAAATCATGCCATTTTTGAATATTTAAATCATATTAATCAATCACCTTTACCTGAAGAAGATTCAAGAATGATTGGTCCTTTGTTCCACGTCATTGCTGATATTGAAAGAATTGGCGATCATGCAAGATCAATTGGTAACATTACCTTGACTTGTGAACGCAAGAAGTATCGTTTTACACATGAGCATAAGGTAGAAATTAGAGAACTATTAACTATGGTTAATTCTGAATTAGAATTAAGTTTAGAAATGTTCACTCAGAAATCTTTAGATCATTTAAATGAAATATTAAAATTAGAAGAATTAATTGATAGAAAAGAAGATAGATTACAAAAAGCTTATTTAACAGATATAAAAAGAAAAGAAACTGCACCACGAGAAGGAATGCTTTATTCTGATTTAGCAGCTGCTTTAGAAAGAGTTGGCGATCATGCGACAAACATTGCTTTCTCAATATTAAATGATGATAGTGAAGAAATTAACAGATTAATAGAAGAAGAACATGTTGATCCTTCTGATTATATTTTATAG